The genomic window CATGCCGATCCCCGGGCAGCCAAACCACAATTTGAATTTCTCCGTTTGGGCCGACAACCATCTCGGCCATCATTTCCGTATTGCCGAGCTGCGCTAGCCGTCCTCCATTAGGGCCGCTTTGGCGATAGATGCCCGCGACGATTATTTGCCCCATGATCGACGACGGGGGCGTCATCTGCGGGCGAATCCCGTCGGGCAAGATCCCTTCCAGCGTTGACAATCGTTCTTGAACTGTTTGTCTTGCCGCCCGAATTTCGGTTGACCAATCGAACTCGATGTAGATGACATTCAGCCCGGCAGTCGATTGACTGCGAACAGCTTGAACGCCGTTGGCCCCCATTAGCGCAATTTCGATGGGCTGAGTCACCAGCGTCTCGACTTCTTCAGTCGCCAGTCCCGGAGCTTCGGTGATGATGACGACGCGAGGTCGGTCGAGGTCGGGGAAGACGTCGATCGACATCTGTGCGGCCAAGTACGAGCCGTAGACCAGCACAAACAGGCTGGCGACGACGACCAGCATTCGGTATCGAAGCGAAATTTTTATAATTGCGTCAAGCATGTTGATTCCTTTAGTGGGCCGCGTGAGTAGTGCCGTCGGCATGGACATGGACACCGGGTTGCTGGCCGCTAGCCGATTGCGACTTCAAGACTCTATTGAGCGAGGCCGCTGAGTTTTGTGCCAAGAAGGCTCCCGATGTGATACTGCCGTCGTTGGCGATGACAACTGATCTTCGATCCTCGTGAAGCACATGAACCGGAATCTGCTTGAACAAGTCACCGTTGTGCCGGAACACGTAGGCTTCTGGGCCTTCCCAAACGACTGCTTCGGATGGCAATACAAAGACATCATCAAACTTTTCAACCGGGACGTGGATGCGTGCACGTTGTCCTGGCCGGAAACGCCAAACAATGAACGCACGCCCTTGCTCACCATACAATCGCGACTGATTGGTTAACGGAACAAAGAAGTCAAACGTACGGCTGTTTGTGTCGATAGAATTCGCCAAATGGCGAATGGTGAAAGTCTGATTCAGCTCCGGCCAACGACCTCCTTCATCCTCGGCGAACTCGACCTCGATGGGACGTTTTTCTTGAGCTGCCTGCTCAAGAAACGCGGCCTCGCGTTTGAAGGCGTGGCCGACAACGTACAGCATTTGATGATTCGACAGATTTGCGAGTAACAGTCCGGCTTGAACTTGTTGTCCCAGTTCGACCGAGAGCTCTTGCACCTCGTAGGCAATACCTTGCTCCTCACCCTTTTCGTTGATGTAACTGGCCTGCTGAATCGCTTGCGGCTGCGACCGTTTTGTGACAGCTGACAAATCGCGAACCGGCGGAGCGACGACATCGACGGTCGAAACGAACGTCCCTGATTCAATCTGCAGCACTTGATCTGGCGTTAAGCCACGAGTGAGCAATTCCTGACGAGCCGCTTGGATCAAGGTGTTTTGTCGACTGATCTCACTTTGCAATTCGATCAACTTAGAACGCGAAACCGCACCGGTGTTGACGGCACTTGATAGTCGGTCAATCTCGGCTTGTACGATCGCCGTTTCCTGCCGCGCCTTGAACAATGTTGTTTGAGTTGCTTGCAGGTATTCACTGAATAGCCGCAGCGTGAATAAGGGTTCGCCAGGACGCATGGTGTCGCCGGGAAACGCATGAATTGCGGTAACGACGCCCACTGCCGGTGATGGGACGCCCCGGTCGGACAAGCCTGGACGGTCAGCGATTTCACCGGGAATCACAACGGTCCGCCAGTACGTCTTAGGCCGAACTGCCTTGGACGTCAGCGATAAGTTTTTTCGAGCCTGTTCGCTGATTTCAAGCACAGTTTGCTTTTCGGCAGACTCTTCCGACGAGCTGGCAGCCGACGTTTCGCTTACCTCGCTGCTACTGAACAATTCTGCTCGGAAGAACCAAAGCGCGGCGACAACGCCGATGATGATCGCTGGCCCGATCAAGGCTTTCATTAAAGATATATAGTGTTTCATTGTGGAATTCGTTCTCGACGGATTTTCAGCGGGCAGCTCAAACCGGCAGCGAAAATCTGCAAAGACTTCCGGCTATACCGAAGTGGTGGATCGAAACTCTTGATGAGTTACGCTACGGGGAGGCAGGTGCGACGCAGTTAAAGAGTGCGTGCACGCGTCCGCTACAGCCGAAGAGAGGCCGTGAGAAGATAGATAGGCATCGTCCGGTAGCGAACCGGCGTGTCACTGGTGCGCCATCGAGGACGAATGTCGACGGTGAGCGACACAGGCAACGCGATCCAGTCCGCCGAGTGGACCTCAGTCTCGATTGCCCCAGAAGTTCGCGTCAACGATTGCCCGGATGCGATTAAATAGACGGCATCTGAATCGTGGTCGGCCGCTGGAGAGAGCGAGTCGCTGGGCGATGAAGATTCGCTTTCGTCAGCATGCTCATGGTGGTCGCCATGGGCGTGATCGTGAGCATGCAAATGCACGTGTGGACGAAGGGCATGACCGTCCGGCTCAGCCACACCGCTACCCGCGTGCGAATGAGGCAAGCATTGCCCCAGCACCAAGAAGGGAATCAGCAGTAGTGAAATGAATCGGGTCATCCCAATAGTTTATCGATCAATTCAGGAATTAGCTATAGCGATCTAACAAGATCCGGCTGCCGGGGATTATTGCGGCCCTCCCAACTTCACATCATTGGACTCAACTGTGCGTCGGGTTGCATGCCTCGCCGCCGATGCGATAGCGCCAGCCAGTTTCATTCATTGACGAGCTCAGAACGGATCGACGAGACATCGCCTTCTATCGATTCCCAGACCAGGACTACCGGCCCCTCGCCTGTAACCGAAGCTGCTAGCACGGGGTCGGACGCTTTCATTGCGATCGTGACTGGAGTGGTGGAGGCCGGACGCAACAATAGTAGCTTACCCTCGCGACGATCGACCCATGAAATGGAATATCCTTCATGCCCAGCCACGATCGAGGGTTGTTCGCCGCGTCCGATAAACTTTTCTGGCTTCAAACCAACCCCAGCCGAATAGAGGCTTCGGTCGCGACGCCAAACCGTTAGCAAATCGCCGTTTGAATTTGTAGCGATGTCCCCGCCATCCATCGGACATGCGTTCAATCTCCAGCTATCCAAACCAAGCTTCTCAGCCCTGCTGAAGCTCTGGCCATCGTCTTCAGACGTAGACACGTACATGTCACGCTTGCCATCAATCAAGTTTCGACACATGACATGAACCGCGCCGCTCTGGTCAATCACTACCGAAGGATGGAAACATTTACATACTGTGCCGGATGGCGAAGTGTAGACGTGAACGTTTTTCTCCCAAGTCTTGCCAAGGTCTTTCGATCTTGCCCCATAGACTTGTGTTCGACCATTTCGTAGATCAAGCCAGGTGCATAACAGCAGTCTGTCGCTACCAATCGCAAGGTCGTGCAATCCTTCGCGAGCCGATCTTCTTTCATCGTTCACGTCGACCGAGTCACTCCACGATTTACCGCCGTCGAGTGAATGCCACGCGAGTACGTTGCCGGTTTCGTGGCTAATGGCAGTAATGGCAACGTGATCGTCAATCGCGACGATTCGAGGTCCCCGTCTCATGCCCAATGCTAATTTTGGAGCCTGACCCACCTTAGTTGGCGACGTGTATGTTCGGCCTCGATCTGTGGATTTGCAGAAGTAGATGGTCTCTCCCGCTCCAAACGTAACAACGATCGTTCCAGTATTACTGACAGCCGCTTGCGGTTGCCGGATTCCAGGGATCGCACCTTCTGTTACGACGACAACTGAATCGGCGGCACTGGTGATATCACCGCCAACGAACAGGGAAAGCGTTACGAACACGCAGAGCGTTGGTAACAGGGCGAGGTAAGGCATGTTTGTCCCTTGAGTTTGCTAAGAATGTGCGGTGACTGTTTTACGAGGATTCCATGTCGTGCGAATCTATGCGTTCTCAACGAATCGTTCATCCTTGATTCCAAATTTCAACTTCCACTCCATCGCACTGCAATACAAAACCGGCACGATGAACATCGTGATGATTGCGATGACCATGCCGCCGAAGCTGGGGATGGCCATCGGAACCATGATGTCGCTGCCTCGGCCGGTCGATGTCAGGATTGGAATCAATGCCAGGATTGTCGTCGCCGTGGTCATCAAGCACGGGCGAACGCGTCTCATGCCGGCGGTCACGGTGGCTTCGCGAGCGTGCTGGGCGTTCTCGATGCGATCCTTGCGGAAGCTTTCGTCAAGGTAGGACGCAATCACGACGCCATCGTCGCTGGCGATGCCGAACAGGGCTAGGAAGCCGACCCAAACGGCAACACTTAGGTTGATCGTTTTGACTTGGAACAGCTCACGCATGTTAGTGCCGAGTATGCTGAAATCGAGGAACCATTCGGTGCCGTACAACCACAGCATGATGAAACCGCCTGCCCATGCGATTAGGATGCCACTAAAGACCAACGAGGTCGTGATGGCCGATTTGAATTGCAGGTAAAGAATCAGAAAGATGATTCCGAGGGCTAGCGGCAACACGATCGACAATGTCTTTTGCGATCGGATTTGGTTTTCGTAGTTGCCTGCGAATGTGTATGTCACTCCGGCTGGCAGCGTGAACTCGCCCGAGTCTATCTTCGATTGCAAAAATGCCTGAGCATCTTCAACGACGTCGACTTCTGCTTCGCCGGCCTTCTTGTCGAACAGCACGTATCCAAGCAAGAACGTGTCTTCGCTCTTGATGACCTGCGGGCCGCGCGTGTAACGAATGTCGGCGAGCTGTCCGAGCGGAATCTGCGAACCCATCGGCGTTGGGACCAGAATCCGTTCTAGCGATTCGAGATCGTCCCGCAGTTCGCGGGCGTAACGGACTCGCACTGGGAAACGTTCGCGACCTTCGACCGTCTTGGTAATCTGTCGGCCGCCAATCGCAACTTCGATCACGTCCTGTACGCTGCGAATGTGCAGTCCGTAACGCTTAATCGCGTCGCGGTCGATGTCGATCTCCAAGTACGGCTTGCCGACGATGCGGTCAGCGATGACGGCTGATGATTGGACCGTTGGAATTTGCTTCAGCAGCGATTCCAATTCCAAGGCAACCCGCTCGATCGTCTCCAGGTCCGGGCCTTTGACCTTCATTCCCATCGGTGCCCGCATGCCGCTTTGCAGCATCACGATCCGAGCCGCGATCGGTTGAAGTTTCGGTGCGGACGTCGTGCCTGGAATCTGGGCCGCCGTCGTGATGGCTTGCCAGATGTCATCGGGTGTGCGTATTTCGTCTCGCCATTGCCGGAATGGTCGACCAGCGGAATCGAAGATCAGTTCACCGTCGTCGTCGCGGACATACTCGTTAGTTTCTACATCGTAGCGGAAGTTCAGCCGGTGACCGTCTTCGTCGGTTTTGTATTCAGACTTGTAGGTGATGTAAGTTTCGATCATCGACACTGGTGCCGGATCGAGCGGCGTATCGGCGCGACCGATCTTGCCGACGACCGATTCGACTTCGGGGATCGACACGAGCAATTGGTTCTGCAACTGCAGCACGTCCATCGCCTCGCCGATCGAAGCGTGCGGCATCGTAGTCGGCATGTAAAGGAACGAACCTTCGTCGAGCGGCGGCATGAATTCTTTGCCCAGTCCCGGTAGCACGTTGGTTGCTGTTCTCCAAGGACCAGACTCCCGAACCGTCGAGTCGGACACGCCAACCATCGAAAGTGTCTTGGGGACGAAACCGAAGACCTTGTCGAATCCCAGCCAAGCCGATCCGCCGAACAACAGGATCGCAGTTGGCAAGCATAGAAACGCGAGCTTGTGATTCAGGCACCAACGCAGAATCGGTTCGTACAGGAATCGTTGAAAGACGGTAAAGAATCCAAGGATGCCGCCGATCAATCCACCTACAAACAAAAGGTTCAGCAGCAAACCTTTCTGCGGTCCCAATGGCAACCATTCCTGAGTCAGTAACACGCCGACTACCAATGCGGCGATCGCACTTGCTGTGTAAGGCCCGTAACGCTGGAAACGCTCGGGAATGCGTTCTTCCCATAACTTATAGGCCGACAACCCGATCAGGATCGCTCCGACCCACCATGACAACATCATTGAAGCGGCAATGCCGAGAATCAGCAGCGCAAACCACGCTCCACGACGCAAACTCTTCGATTCGATTCGTCCACCCATCAAAACGTGGGCGGCCGGCGGAATAATGGTCAACGCCACAATGACGGACGCTGCGAGCGCAAACGTCTTGGTGAACGCCAGCGGTCGAAACAACTTTCCTTCCGCGCCGATCATCGTGAACACTGGCAGGAAACTGACCACGGTCGTCGTCACGGCGGTCAGCACAGCACCGGCGACTTCGTGAGCCGCTTTGAAGATCACTGTCAACTTGTCATCTTCGGGTGCAGCTTCATCTAAGTATTTGAGAATGTTCTCAGTGAGAATGATCCCCATGTCGACCATTGTCCCGATTGCAATCGCGATGCCTGACAACGCCACGATGTTTGCGTCCACGCCAAAAGTCTTCATGGCGATGAAGCACATCAAAACAGCCAGCGGTAGTAACGCACTAATAAGGAATGAGCTGCGTAGGTGGACGACCATCACCAGGATCACGATGATTGTCACGAGGATTTCTTCAAAGAGAGCTGTGTTCAGCGTGCCCAGCGTTTCGTAAATCAAGCCCGTGCGATCGTAGAAGGGCACGACCGCGACTTGACTGGTCGTGATCCACGTCGGCCACTGTTCTTGGGGCATGCCACGAAGATGCCTCACCCAAGCATCGCTGCTGGCCGTCGCTCCCGTGATCGGTTCCAGGTCATGACGGTCGGCGTAGAGATCAACTTCATCGGCCGACGTCTTCGTGTAATCGACAAGCACTTTCGTGGGCAGGCCCGGTGAAACTTCCTTGATACGCTGTTTGATGTTCTTGATCGCTGCCAGCGGGTTGTATCCGTAGCGAACAACGGCGACTCCGCCGACGGCTTCCGCACCGGCCTTATCGAGGGCACCGCGCCGCAGCGCCGGACCAAGCGACACGTTCGCGACGTCGGCCACCGTGATCGGCACGTTGTCCGTCACTTTCACGACCGTCTTTTCGATGTCTTCGATGCTCTCGATAAAGCCCAGTCCACGGATGACGTATTCTGCCTTGTTCAGTTCAATCGTCCGAGCACCCACATCAACGTTCGTCATGCGAATCGACTCGAACACACCAGCCAACGTCACTCCGGCCGCCCGCATCGCATCAGGGTCGACGTCGATTTGGTATTCCTGAACGAAGCCACCGATCGACGCGACTTCGCTGATCCCTTCCGCTGAAGTCAACGAATAGCGAACGTAGTAATCCTGGATCGTTCGCAGTTCTCGCAAGTCCCAACCACCCGTCGGGTTGCCGTCAGGATCGCGGCCCTCGAGAGTGTAGAGATAAATCTGTCCGAGCGCCGTTGCGTCCGGCCCGAGTGTCGGTTGCACACCATCGGGCAAAGTACCGGCCGGCAAGCTATTCAGCTTTTCCAGCACTCGCGTTCGCGACCAATAGAAGTCCGCGTCTTCGCCAAAGATGATGTAGATCGACGAGAACCCGAACATGGAATAGCTGCGGATCGTCTTCACTTCGGGGATGCCCAGCAGCGCGACCGTCAGCGGATAACCGATCTGGTCTTCGACGTCCTGCGGGCTGCGTCCCATCCACTGGGTAAACACGATCTGCTGGTTCTCGCCGATGTCCGGTATCGCGTCGACGGGTACGGGATCGCGAGGCAACGCGCCGGTGTCCCAGTCGAACGGCGCAACCATGACGCCCCAACCAAGCGTTGCAATGACTAGCAACAAGACAACGAGCTTATTGGTCAAGCAGAACCAGATCAGCCGGCCGAGGATCGAACGTTTCGCGTTTTCAAGGGTTTCATCGTTGTTTGTCATGTTGGATTACTTGGCCTACAACTTTTCGACTTTGTCCGCACACTTCAGCATCGACGGACCGTAGTACGGATTGCGAACCGCATTGTCGGACTGAATCCACGATGCACCACGTCCCTCAAACGCCATTGGGCAATGCAGTTCGTATAGAGCAGCGTCGGTGGGAAAACCGAACATCCGCTGCAGGCTCAGCATCTGCTCAGACAACAACGCGAATCCGCTCCGCAAGGCGGCGAGGTCGTTGGCTTTCTGCAATCTTGCAACGATCTCGGACAAGTCGCGTTTCTCTTTGCTCCACATTTCGACCGCTTTGGACTCAGACACGATCGGCAGCAATGAAGCCAAACGCTGATGCAACGCCGGGACGGCCTGCTTCGCAGCCTCCAGATCGTCTGCCGCGAGCGCCTTGCCAAGTCCCAAATAAGGACCGACAAAGCCGTTCAATTGCTGAGTCACTTCCGGCGGAACGTCCATGTTTGTCATGGCTGGCATTTGCATTTCGTCGTGAGACATCGGCAATGGAAAGTGAGCCTTCATTTGATTGACGTGCTGGCGAGTCAACGTGAACACCCGATCGGCTTCACGCATGGAATTGATCTCACGGCCTTCAGTGACATCGTTCCGCAATAACATCGCGACCTCGAACCACTGCGGTCGCATCGGAGGACCGATCAAGTCCGCCGGCACCGCCTCGACGGCTTTCCCAAGTCGATCGTAGCCGGCGCGAATCTCGGCGAGATTTGCCGCTTCGACCTTCTCTTGAATCGTTTTGTATTGCTCAACAATGCCCTGCATCGAATCACGTACTGCTGGCACCAACTTCATCGGACTCGCGTTCATCTTGACACCTTCGTCCGCCTTTGGCATTTCCATGCCGCCGTGGTTGTGCCCACCGCCGCCACCACCTTGAGGTGTCATCATCGAGGGCTTCGCGGAAATCTGCAGTGCACTGTCCAGCTTGAAGTTTCCGTTGGTCACAACGAGGTCGCCTTCATTGAGACCAGCCTTCACCAGATAGAAATCACCTGCTCGCGGACCGATCACAATCTCGCGACCTTCATAAGTCGGCTTGTCGGCGTCGGGAATCTGGACGTAGACGATCGCTCGTGTGCCGGTCAGCAACACCGCTGAGGCCGGCACGATCAACGGCTTCGCCGCATCGGACGGTTCTGCGGTGACATAGCCCAGTGATTCGGCTCGCACCAATGGCATCCCGCAAATATCGCAGTCGCCCGGTTGGTCTTTCACGATCTCGGGATGCATCGGGCTGATCCACTTTCCGGCCAACGACGCATCCAGCACTCGACCTCCCGCCGCGACGTTGCTCTTGACGATCGCCCGCACGAACATCTCCGGTTTCAATCGGCTGTCATCGTTGCTGACGTTCACGCGAACCTTCACTGTTCGTGTGTCTTCGTTCAACACCGGGTCGATGAACGCGATGCGACCGTGAAAGACTTCGCCAGGATAAGCTTCGGTCGTGAACTCAACGTCTTGCCCGTATCGCAACCAAGCTAGGTCCGATTCGTAAGCATCCATTTGAACCCACAAGTGGTTCAAGTCGGCGACGGTGTAAATACGGTCGCCGGTCTGTACGCGATCACCTTCTTGTTTCATCTTGCTGACGACCACGCCGCCAACCGGCGAATAGATCGTTACGGTTTCGGATGACTTGCCGCGTTGTTCGATCGTTTGAATCTGGTTTGGCGTCAGCCCCAGTAACCGCAATTTCTCGCGAGCGGATTCGGCAAGATCGAGTGGTTCGATGAAACGCGATGAGCTTTGCGGCCGGTCCCGCCGAGTGGCAGCAAGCAACTCTTCTTGCGCGGTGTAGAGTGCCTCGCTGTAGATTTGCACCATGTGGTCGCCCTTGTTGACTTCGACGCCCGTAAAGTCAACGAACATGCGTTCCAGTCGTCCAGGCACCCAAGCGGTGATATGAGCGAGTCGCGTTTCGTCATACTCGACCTTACCCACCATGCGAACATCGGCCGTCACGTATTGCCGACGCACGGGACTGACTTGCACGTTCATCAAACTCTTGATTTCAGAGCTGATCGAAACAGTACGAACACCGTCGGCCGATTCTCTGACCGGAACCAAGTCCATCCCGCAGATCGGGCAACTGCCTGGACCGTCGCGACGTATTTGCGGGTGCATCGAGCAAGTCCAAATCGACGGTTTACTTTGCGTTGCCTCCGAATTCGACGTATCGGAACTCGAGGACAATTTCGGCTCATCCGAGCCGCCACCAAACCAAGATGCGACGAAGATACCGAGCAGGACGAACGCCACTGCTTGTGCAATCCATAGTTTCCCGCGGTGTTGTTTGATGAATTCTTTCATGAGTTCGCTTTAGGATTTGTCCAACCAGGTCACCAGCGTCGCCACTTCGTGTTGGTCGCGAACGCCGACAGCGGTGACGCTTCGAGAGCCTTGCTTCCAAGTTGCCGCGATGCTTGAATCGAGATCGACGAGACAGCAATTTTTTTCACCGCACATCGCTATGCTTGAGGGACGATTGCCAAACCATGCCGCCTCTTCGTCATCGTGTTCAAACAGCACCAGCGTCGAACCGTCATCCCGTTTGCAGACCGCTTTCACGCAGGTGCAACAAGGCATCTTCAACACGCTGGTCGACTCTAGCGAGTAGCCGGCGGGCAACCCGCTCGACACGATTGGCCGGTAGCCAACCAACTTGACCGCTCCGTCGGAATCGACCGTTTCGCCGTCGTACTTCGACAGCAGCATCTGTTCCGCAGCGTCGGGGTCGCTGGGCAATTTTTGTAAATAGTCATTCATCACGCCCGCGAACTGTGCCATATGATCGTGCGGCGTCCCGCCTGGGACCATATGCTCAGCCGACATCGCATTTTCGCCTTCGTGCGTATGCCCGTCGCTGCCGTGCATTGCCATCGCTTCCCCGCTCCCCAACTCCTTTGCTCCCCCTCTTTCTTCGCCATACCACAGCCCCGCACCCAACAGCACCAAGACCGCAGCCGCCGTCGACACTAGGCCCGCTCCGTAAGGGGACTCACGGACCCAAGTCGCAAACCGTCGCGACGGTGTCACCGGCTCAGTTGCGGTCGACAGCTCACGTTCGATTTGCTGCCACAAATCCGCCGGTTTTGCCTGGACGGGCGTTTTAGCGAAAACCGACCCGATTGACCTGAACGAGCTCAGCTCTGCCGCACACGATTCGCATGACTCAACGTGTTTCGCCACCGTTGCCGCCTGTCCAGACGCAAGCTCGCCGTCGTGAAAAGCCGACAGATCTGGCCGCACGGTTTTGCAATCGTTGGTTGACATAACCCACTCATTCTCTGGGAGACGCTTCTGCTGATGTGTTTTTGATGCCTGAAGTCGGTTTTTCTTCACGAATTAAGGCCAATTAGAAGAATTTTGGTCGCGCCGCGTGAAGAAAGCGACCGCCCAAGTATCCAAATGCACGTCGATCGAAGAAATCGCCCTACTTATCCCCAAAGGCAAAAACCTCATGCGACATACGAAATTGATCCCGTTTCTAATCGGCGGGCTGCTCCTTCTCGGCATTTACGGCTGCAATTCGCCGGAGTCCGATCCGGTGACGCCCCCCGCGACTCCAGCCAGCGACACGACAGAGGACCACGCCGATCACGACCACGGCGACCATGCTGCTGTCGATACCGAATCGCCGATGGCCAAAATGATGCCTGGTTTGAAAGAGCTATCGCCGGAAGATCACAAGTCTGCCATGGCTCAACACATGTGCCCAGTCAGCGGCGAGATGCTCGGAACGATGGGAGTCCCTGAAAAAGTCGACGTGAACGGCAAGTCGGTGTGGATCTGCTGCGACGGATGCAAAGACAAGCTGCTCGCTGATCCCGAGAAGTACTTGGCAAAGTTGAAGTAACGGGCACCGATAGAGTCGACAACGAAAGCACCCATGGCCACGACTGACTTTCTGAAACGAGCATTCTCCACGCGACCGACAAGCACTCTTCAAAGTGCTTTGAGTGTCTACGAAGACTACAAGTTCGATAAACGCTATCAACTTGACACTCGATCCGAGGTCGCCATCAATGAACTGGACATCAGTCAAGACGACAAGCAACATGCTGACAAATACAAACCGACTCGCGTGAGATACTTCCGCAAGATCATGGAGAAAGTCGATCCCTCTCGCGATGGAGTGTTCGTCGATGTTGGATGCGGTAAGGGCCGAATTCTTTTGCTCGCAGCGGAGCAGGGATTTGACGAAGTCGTCGGTTTAGAAATCTCGCCTGCCCTGTGTCAGATCGCAGAGCGAAACGTTGAGGCCTTCAAACACGCGAAGCCCGAAACGGGATCGATTAAAGTCGTCTGCACGAACATCCTCGACTACCAAATGGTCGGAAGCGAAACCGTTTTCTTTCTGTATTCACCGTTCGGCTGCTCGATAACGGAGCGTTTCCTTGAGATGGTGCGACAGTCGCTCAAGGATCATCCACGAGACCTATGTCTTATCATCGACGAATTCCGCTTCCCCGAGTTGCTGGCCAACGATGACTACTTCGAGCAGTCCTTAATTTACAAGTACGGGGCAGCCGTATTCCACGTGTATTCCCACGTCAGCTAACGCAAGAATGATTACCTTTCCCCCGACCTTTTCCGATAAGAAACTTTCCATGAAACGACAAATCTTTGCAACCGTTTGTACGGCAGCTTTGCTGGTGGCACCCCAACTAGCGATCGCCCAAGAAGCATCCACGCCACACGACCACGCCGGACACGAGCACGCTGGCCACAGCCACGCCAATGCCGCAACTGGCCCACACGGTGGCACTGTGCAAACCGTTGGGGACCGCCGCGTCGAAACCGTGATCGCCGACAAAGGCATCATGTTCATGCTTCTTGGCAAGAACGACCAACCGCTCGCCCCGCCCGACGCTAC from Roseimaritima ulvae includes these protein-coding regions:
- a CDS encoding efflux RND transporter periplasmic adaptor subunit, whose amino-acid sequence is MKEFIKQHRGKLWIAQAVAFVLLGIFVASWFGGGSDEPKLSSSSDTSNSEATQSKPSIWTCSMHPQIRRDGPGSCPICGMDLVPVRESADGVRTVSISSEIKSLMNVQVSPVRRQYVTADVRMVGKVEYDETRLAHITAWVPGRLERMFVDFTGVEVNKGDHMVQIYSEALYTAQEELLAATRRDRPQSSSRFIEPLDLAESAREKLRLLGLTPNQIQTIEQRGKSSETVTIYSPVGGVVVSKMKQEGDRVQTGDRIYTVADLNHLWVQMDAYESDLAWLRYGQDVEFTTEAYPGEVFHGRIAFIDPVLNEDTRTVKVRVNVSNDDSRLKPEMFVRAIVKSNVAAGGRVLDASLAGKWISPMHPEIVKDQPGDCDICGMPLVRAESLGYVTAEPSDAAKPLIVPASAVLLTGTRAIVYVQIPDADKPTYEGREIVIGPRAGDFYLVKAGLNEGDLVVTNGNFKLDSALQISAKPSMMTPQGGGGGGHNHGGMEMPKADEGVKMNASPMKLVPAVRDSMQGIVEQYKTIQEKVEAANLAEIRAGYDRLGKAVEAVPADLIGPPMRPQWFEVAMLLRNDVTEGREINSMREADRVFTLTRQHVNQMKAHFPLPMSHDEMQMPAMTNMDVPPEVTQQLNGFVGPYLGLGKALAADDLEAAKQAVPALHQRLASLLPIVSESKAVEMWSKEKRDLSEIVARLQKANDLAALRSGFALLSEQMLSLQRMFGFPTDAALYELHCPMAFEGRGASWIQSDNAVRNPYYGPSMLKCADKVEKL
- a CDS encoding efflux RND transporter permease subunit, yielding MTNNDETLENAKRSILGRLIWFCLTNKLVVLLLVIATLGWGVMVAPFDWDTGALPRDPVPVDAIPDIGENQQIVFTQWMGRSPQDVEDQIGYPLTVALLGIPEVKTIRSYSMFGFSSIYIIFGEDADFYWSRTRVLEKLNSLPAGTLPDGVQPTLGPDATALGQIYLYTLEGRDPDGNPTGGWDLRELRTIQDYYVRYSLTSAEGISEVASIGGFVQEYQIDVDPDAMRAAGVTLAGVFESIRMTNVDVGARTIELNKAEYVIRGLGFIESIEDIEKTVVKVTDNVPITVADVANVSLGPALRRGALDKAGAEAVGGVAVVRYGYNPLAAIKNIKQRIKEVSPGLPTKVLVDYTKTSADEVDLYADRHDLEPITGATASSDAWVRHLRGMPQEQWPTWITTSQVAVVPFYDRTGLIYETLGTLNTALFEEILVTIIVILVMVVHLRSSFLISALLPLAVLMCFIAMKTFGVDANIVALSGIAIAIGTMVDMGIILTENILKYLDEAAPEDDKLTVIFKAAHEVAGAVLTAVTTTVVSFLPVFTMIGAEGKLFRPLAFTKTFALAASVIVALTIIPPAAHVLMGGRIESKSLRRGAWFALLILGIAASMMLSWWVGAILIGLSAYKLWEERIPERFQRYGPYTASAIAALVVGVLLTQEWLPLGPQKGLLLNLLFVGGLIGGILGFFTVFQRFLYEPILRWCLNHKLAFLCLPTAILLFGGSAWLGFDKVFGFVPKTLSMVGVSDSTVRESGPWRTATNVLPGLGKEFMPPLDEGSFLYMPTTMPHASIGEAMDVLQLQNQLLVSIPEVESVVGKIGRADTPLDPAPVSMIETYITYKSEYKTDEDGHRLNFRYDVETNEYVRDDDGELIFDSAGRPFRQWRDEIRTPDDIWQAITTAAQIPGTTSAPKLQPIAARIVMLQSGMRAPMGMKVKGPDLETIERVALELESLLKQIPTVQSSAVIADRIVGKPYLEIDIDRDAIKRYGLHIRSVQDVIEVAIGGRQITKTVEGRERFPVRVRYARELRDDLESLERILVPTPMGSQIPLGQLADIRYTRGPQVIKSEDTFLLGYVLFDKKAGEAEVDVVEDAQAFLQSKIDSGEFTLPAGVTYTFAGNYENQIRSQKTLSIVLPLALGIIFLILYLQFKSAITTSLVFSGILIAWAGGFIMLWLYGTEWFLDFSILGTNMRELFQVKTINLSVAVWVGFLALFGIASDDGVVIASYLDESFRKDRIENAQHAREATVTAGMRRVRPCLMTTATTILALIPILTSTGRGSDIMVPMAIPSFGGMVIAIITMFIVPVLYCSAMEWKLKFGIKDERFVENA
- a CDS encoding efflux RND transporter periplasmic adaptor subunit, whose translation is MKALIGPAIIIGVVAALWFFRAELFSSSEVSETSAASSSEESAEKQTVLEISEQARKNLSLTSKAVRPKTYWRTVVIPGEIADRPGLSDRGVPSPAVGVVTAIHAFPGDTMRPGEPLFTLRLFSEYLQATQTTLFKARQETAIVQAEIDRLSSAVNTGAVSRSKLIELQSEISRQNTLIQAARQELLTRGLTPDQVLQIESGTFVSTVDVVAPPVRDLSAVTKRSQPQAIQQASYINEKGEEQGIAYEVQELSVELGQQVQAGLLLANLSNHQMLYVVGHAFKREAAFLEQAAQEKRPIEVEFAEDEGGRWPELNQTFTIRHLANSIDTNSRTFDFFVPLTNQSRLYGEQGRAFIVWRFRPGQRARIHVPVEKFDDVFVLPSEAVVWEGPEAYVFRHNGDLFKQIPVHVLHEDRRSVVIANDGSITSGAFLAQNSAASLNRVLKSQSASGQQPGVHVHADGTTHAAH
- a CDS encoding sialidase family protein, with product MPYLALLPTLCVFVTLSLFVGGDITSAADSVVVVTEGAIPGIRQPQAAVSNTGTIVVTFGAGETIYFCKSTDRGRTYTSPTKVGQAPKLALGMRRGPRIVAIDDHVAITAISHETGNVLAWHSLDGGKSWSDSVDVNDERRSAREGLHDLAIGSDRLLLCTWLDLRNGRTQVYGARSKDLGKTWEKNVHVYTSPSGTVCKCFHPSVVIDQSGAVHVMCRNLIDGKRDMYVSTSEDDGQSFSRAEKLGLDSWRLNACPMDGGDIATNSNGDLLTVWRRDRSLYSAGVGLKPEKFIGRGEQPSIVAGHEGYSISWVDRREGKLLLLRPASTTPVTIAMKASDPVLAASVTGEGPVVLVWESIEGDVSSIRSELVNE